One window of the Armatimonadota bacterium genome contains the following:
- a CDS encoding zinc-dependent alcohol dehydrogenase family protein has product MKAVVFNAPNDLYVTERPLPEIGDYDALVKVGACGICGTDIHILRGEHIVKFPVVPGHEFAGEVVAVGSKVDNVKAGDRVTIDPNIVDNTCFFCRRGEIHLCKNLTAVGVNLDGGFAEYCSVPAVQCYKVPASLSIEEAAMVEPLACCIHGIDQAKIEPGYNVVILGAGFIGLLMVQLAKIAGAKHIIVSEPDERKRHLAARFGSDVQVDPRTRNVAAEVGEVTGVGADVVIEAAGMPETAVLAIDLARRGGTVLQFGMVSPDRLVEISPYQIYYKELTIRGSFVNPFTHSRAVELLASKQVDVMPLITHRFGQEKAAMAIQTARTGDAIKVLIIPD; this is encoded by the coding sequence ATGAAAGCGGTGGTTTTCAACGCTCCAAATGATTTGTATGTTACTGAGCGTCCTCTTCCGGAGATAGGTGACTATGACGCCTTGGTTAAGGTGGGCGCATGTGGTATATGTGGCACAGATATTCATATTCTTCGTGGCGAACATATTGTCAAGTTTCCGGTCGTGCCTGGCCATGAATTTGCCGGCGAAGTTGTAGCTGTTGGAAGTAAGGTTGATAATGTAAAGGCTGGCGACCGCGTGACCATTGACCCAAATATCGTTGACAATACTTGCTTTTTCTGCCGAAGGGGCGAAATCCATCTGTGCAAAAACCTCACCGCCGTTGGCGTGAACTTGGATGGCGGGTTTGCTGAGTATTGCTCTGTTCCTGCAGTTCAATGCTATAAGGTTCCTGCAAGCCTTAGCATAGAAGAAGCGGCAATGGTTGAGCCACTCGCATGTTGCATCCACGGCATCGACCAAGCAAAAATTGAGCCAGGGTATAATGTAGTTATATTGGGTGCTGGGTTTATCGGTTTGCTAATGGTTCAGCTTGCCAAAATAGCCGGTGCGAAGCACATAATTGTGAGTGAGCCTGACGAGAGAAAGCGACACCTAGCGGCAAGGTTTGGTTCCGATGTTCAAGTTGACCCAAGGACGCGTAATGTAGCAGCAGAGGTTGGCGAGGTGACGGGCGTTGGCGCTGACGTAGTTATTGAAGCTGCCGGTATGCCCGAGACAGCTGTACTAGCGATTGATTTGGCACGCCGTGGAGGAACGGTCCTTCAGTTCGGCATGGTGAGTCCCGACCGGCTGGTCGAAATATCGCCATATCAGATTTATTATAAGGAGCTAACAATTCGTGGGTCATTCGTCAATCCGTTTACACATTCACGAGCAGTTGAGCTCCTGGCATCTAAGCAAGTGGATGTTATGCCGCTTATAACTCATCGCTTTGGACAAGAAAAAGCCGCAATGGCAATCCAAACAGCACGCACTGGCGATGCGATAAAAGTATTGATTATTCCCGATTAG